In one window of Nicotiana tabacum cultivar K326 chromosome 12, ASM71507v2, whole genome shotgun sequence DNA:
- the LOC107772508 gene encoding DEK domain-containing chromatin-associated protein 4 isoform X2, which yields MGEGKTVSELAEASSKENVAAEDKSEAFTEKKNAEKDELKEVEEEKKEGDKKDIENMDIDKEEVKESKEYEEEEKADKESKGAEEKPETKIELMEEETGEKPDKDVADVQKEEKENVEEHEVEKGSKESDESESGAQKKDRKRKRQVEDKKEQEPKTPPASTIERPVRQRKSVERLVASIEGEATKDIHIEKGRGTALKDIPNVAYKLSKRKTDETLKSLHTTLFGRRGKAAQFKSNILRFSGFVWHENEEKQKMKVKEKLEKCVKEKLLELCDVLDIPVAKATSKKEDVVSQLMDFLEAPHSMTSELLAEKDQPSKGKKRERVRKESPSSATGSSKGSSKSRRTESVSKKSEKKKKVHESKGESEEEDDQEEGKIKANGVHERSDDETSNQSEEKDGKSEDESEKDKKKNNQSLNKSLSNKEPGGKVKTKKTPVSTRPSPSPEKTPSKSSKSSKHNGSNDANPKVYSKKKITEVVKGKSSTPKKPTSKNNTGKKVLKGKDGNKVDKLRPSDDELRTAICEILKEVDFNTATFTDILKILAKRYDTDLTPRKSSVKDMIQDELTRLADEADDEDEDEEGDAEEGEKQPSGQGVEA from the exons ATGGGAGAGGGCAAAACTGTCTCTGAATTGGCTGAGGCATCTTCCAAAGAAAACGTGGCAGCGGAAGACAAGAGTGAAGCCTTTACAGAGAAGAAGAATGCTGAAAAGGATGAATtgaaagaagtagaagaagagaaaaaagagggTGATAAAAAGGACATTGAGAACATGGATATAGACAAAGAAGAGGTGAAAGAAAGCAAGGAatatgaagaagaagagaaagctgACAAGGAAAGCAAAGGAGCGGAAGAGAAGCCAGAAACCAAGATTGAGCTAATGGAAGAAGAAACAGGTGAAAAACCAGATAAAGATGTGGCCGACGTAcagaaagaggaaaaagaaaacgTTGAAGAGCATGAAGTTGAGAAAGGATCAAAGGAGAGTGATGAGTCTGAGAGTGGTGCTCAGAAGAAAGACAGGAAGAGGAAAAGGCAAGTGGAGGACAAGAAGGAGCAAGAGCCTAAAACACCTCCAGCTTCAACAATTGAACGCCCTGTACGCCAACGCAAATCTGTTGAAAGGCTGGTTGCATCTATTGAAGGAGAAGCCACCAAGGATATCCATATTGAAAAG GGTCGTGGAACTGCACTGAAAGATATCCCAAATG TGGCATACAAATTATCCAAAAGGAAGACTGATGAGACTCTCAAATCGCTGCACACAACTCTCTTTGGACGGCGAGGAAAG GCAGCTCAGTTCAAGAGTAATATTTTACGGTTTTCTGGCTTTGTCTGGCATGAAAATGAG GAAAAACAAAAgatgaaagtaaaagaaaagctTGAGAAATGTGTGAAAGAAAAGCTGTTGGAATTGTGTGATGTACTTGATATACCTGTTGCTAAGGCTACATCAAAAAAG GAAGACGTAGTATCACAGTTGATGGATTTTCTGGAAGCTCCTCATTCTATGACTTCTGAGCTGCTTGCTGAAAAGGACCAG CCAAGTAAAGGAAAGAAGCGTGAACGAGTAAGGAAAGAAAGTCCTTCATCAGCAACTGGTAGTTCCAAAGGTTCAAGTAAG AGTCGCAGGACTGAGAGTGTATCTAAAAAgtctgagaagaagaagaaggtgcaCGAATCAAAAGGTgaatcagaggaagaagatgaccAGGAGGAGGGAAAGATAAAGGCTAATGGTGTTCATGAGAGATCAGATGACGAGACGTCAAATCAAAGTGAGGAGAAAGACGGTAAATCTGAAGATGAGTCTGAGAAGGACAAGAAGAAGAATAACCAAAGTTTAAATAAATCATTGTCAAATAAGGAACCTGGTGGAAAAGTTAAAACCAAGAAAACACCAGTCTCTACACGACCAAGTCCTTCACCCGAAAAAACaccttcaaaatcatcaaaaagCTCAAAGCATAATGGTAGCAATGATGCAAATCCCAAAGTGTATTCAAAGAAGAAAATAACTGAAGTGGTTAAGGGAAAGTCATCTACACCAAAGAAGCCTACTTCAAAAAACAATACTG GGAAAAAGGTTCTGAAGGGAAAGGATGGTAACAAAGTAGATAAGTTGAGGCCAAGTGATGATGAACTCAGAACTGCAATTTGTGAAATTCTAAAAGAAGTTGACTTTAACACG GCCACCTTTACTGACATTCTGAAGATACTCG ccaagCGGTATGATACAGATCTTACGCCCAGAAAGTCATCTGTAAAGGATATGATCCAGGATGAGCTCACTAGGTTAGCCGATGAGGCTGATGACGAGGACGAGGACGAGGAAGGAGATGCTGAAGAGGGCGAAAAACAGCCTTCTGGCCAAGGTGTAGAGGCCTGA
- the LOC107772508 gene encoding DEK domain-containing chromatin-associated protein 4 isoform X1, with protein sequence MGEGKTVSELAEASSKENVAAEDKSEAFTEKKNAEKDELKEVEEEKKEGDKKDIENMDIDKEEVKESKEYEEEEKADKESKGAEEKPETKIELMEEETGEKPDKDVADVQKEEKENVEEHEVEKGSKESDESESGAQKKDRKRKRQVEDKKEQEPKTPPASTIERPVRQRKSVERLVASIEGEATKDIHIEKGRGTALKDIPNVAYKLSKRKTDETLKSLHTTLFGRRGKAAQFKSNILRFSGFVWHENEEKQKMKVKEKLEKCVKEKLLELCDVLDIPVAKATSKKEDVVSQLMDFLEAPHSMTSELLAEKDQQPSKGKKRERVRKESPSSATGSSKGSSKSRRTESVSKKSEKKKKVHESKGESEEEDDQEEGKIKANGVHERSDDETSNQSEEKDGKSEDESEKDKKKNNQSLNKSLSNKEPGGKVKTKKTPVSTRPSPSPEKTPSKSSKSSKHNGSNDANPKVYSKKKITEVVKGKSSTPKKPTSKNNTGKKVLKGKDGNKVDKLRPSDDELRTAICEILKEVDFNTATFTDILKILAKRYDTDLTPRKSSVKDMIQDELTRLADEADDEDEDEEGDAEEGEKQPSGQGVEA encoded by the exons ATGGGAGAGGGCAAAACTGTCTCTGAATTGGCTGAGGCATCTTCCAAAGAAAACGTGGCAGCGGAAGACAAGAGTGAAGCCTTTACAGAGAAGAAGAATGCTGAAAAGGATGAATtgaaagaagtagaagaagagaaaaaagagggTGATAAAAAGGACATTGAGAACATGGATATAGACAAAGAAGAGGTGAAAGAAAGCAAGGAatatgaagaagaagagaaagctgACAAGGAAAGCAAAGGAGCGGAAGAGAAGCCAGAAACCAAGATTGAGCTAATGGAAGAAGAAACAGGTGAAAAACCAGATAAAGATGTGGCCGACGTAcagaaagaggaaaaagaaaacgTTGAAGAGCATGAAGTTGAGAAAGGATCAAAGGAGAGTGATGAGTCTGAGAGTGGTGCTCAGAAGAAAGACAGGAAGAGGAAAAGGCAAGTGGAGGACAAGAAGGAGCAAGAGCCTAAAACACCTCCAGCTTCAACAATTGAACGCCCTGTACGCCAACGCAAATCTGTTGAAAGGCTGGTTGCATCTATTGAAGGAGAAGCCACCAAGGATATCCATATTGAAAAG GGTCGTGGAACTGCACTGAAAGATATCCCAAATG TGGCATACAAATTATCCAAAAGGAAGACTGATGAGACTCTCAAATCGCTGCACACAACTCTCTTTGGACGGCGAGGAAAG GCAGCTCAGTTCAAGAGTAATATTTTACGGTTTTCTGGCTTTGTCTGGCATGAAAATGAG GAAAAACAAAAgatgaaagtaaaagaaaagctTGAGAAATGTGTGAAAGAAAAGCTGTTGGAATTGTGTGATGTACTTGATATACCTGTTGCTAAGGCTACATCAAAAAAG GAAGACGTAGTATCACAGTTGATGGATTTTCTGGAAGCTCCTCATTCTATGACTTCTGAGCTGCTTGCTGAAAAGGACCAG CAGCCAAGTAAAGGAAAGAAGCGTGAACGAGTAAGGAAAGAAAGTCCTTCATCAGCAACTGGTAGTTCCAAAGGTTCAAGTAAG AGTCGCAGGACTGAGAGTGTATCTAAAAAgtctgagaagaagaagaaggtgcaCGAATCAAAAGGTgaatcagaggaagaagatgaccAGGAGGAGGGAAAGATAAAGGCTAATGGTGTTCATGAGAGATCAGATGACGAGACGTCAAATCAAAGTGAGGAGAAAGACGGTAAATCTGAAGATGAGTCTGAGAAGGACAAGAAGAAGAATAACCAAAGTTTAAATAAATCATTGTCAAATAAGGAACCTGGTGGAAAAGTTAAAACCAAGAAAACACCAGTCTCTACACGACCAAGTCCTTCACCCGAAAAAACaccttcaaaatcatcaaaaagCTCAAAGCATAATGGTAGCAATGATGCAAATCCCAAAGTGTATTCAAAGAAGAAAATAACTGAAGTGGTTAAGGGAAAGTCATCTACACCAAAGAAGCCTACTTCAAAAAACAATACTG GGAAAAAGGTTCTGAAGGGAAAGGATGGTAACAAAGTAGATAAGTTGAGGCCAAGTGATGATGAACTCAGAACTGCAATTTGTGAAATTCTAAAAGAAGTTGACTTTAACACG GCCACCTTTACTGACATTCTGAAGATACTCG ccaagCGGTATGATACAGATCTTACGCCCAGAAAGTCATCTGTAAAGGATATGATCCAGGATGAGCTCACTAGGTTAGCCGATGAGGCTGATGACGAGGACGAGGACGAGGAAGGAGATGCTGAAGAGGGCGAAAAACAGCCTTCTGGCCAAGGTGTAGAGGCCTGA
- the LOC107772509 gene encoding two-pore potassium channel 1-like (The RefSeq protein has 5 substitutions compared to this genomic sequence), translating to MADSNIKQPLLHLPPQTCQNVAPMRRRLRRFKSAPMAEFFPGEINDTKDNQSLPRSDSILDKLHPSFRKVMFYLVIYLAIGTMCFYFVQNQIEGKKVNGVLDSVYFCVVTMTTVGYGDLVPDSTTSKLLASVFVFSGMALVGLVLSEGADYLVEKQETLLIKAMHVRRKVSPSEILKEIETNKLRYKCLVTTVSLVVLMVVGTVFLAKVEKLSTIDAFYCVCSTITTLGYGDKSFSTRAGRIFAVFWILTSTICLAQFFLYVAEVNTEKRRKELVQLVLTRRMTNVDLEEADLDNDGLVGAAEFVVYKLKEMGKINQDDVSLLLDEFENLDVDQSGTLSTTDLTLAQSS from the exons ATGGCAGACAGCAACATAAAGCAGCCTTTATTACATCTGCCGCCTCAAACCTGTCAAAATGTTGACCCAATGAGAAGAAGATTACGCCGATTTAAAAGTGCTCCTATGGCTGAATTTTTTCCTGGAGAGATAAATGACACAAAGGACAACCAATCACTCCCACGTTCTGATTCAATTTTGGATAAACTCCATCCGAGTTTCAGAAAAGTCATGTTTTACTTGGTTATATACTTGGCTATTGGTACCATGTGCTTTTACTTTGTTCAGAACCAGATCGAGGGAAAGAAAGTAAACGGAGTTCTTGATTCTGTTTACTTCTGTGTTGTGACAATGACCACTGTTGGATATGGGGACCTTGTGCCGGATAGTACAACTTCTAAACTGCTTGCTTCCGTCTTTGTTTTCTCCGGGATGGCCCTTGTCGGACTGGTTTTAAGTGAAGGAGCAGATTACCTAGTGGAGAAGCAGGAAACACTATTAATCAAAGCAATGCATGTGCGTCGTAAAGTTAGTCCAAGTGAAATTCTAAAAGAAATTGAAACAAACAAATTAAGGTACAAGTGCCTTGTCACAACGGTCTCTCTCGTGGTGCTAATGGTTGTTGGAACGGTGTTCCTTGCCAAGGTAGAAAAGTTAAGTACCATTGATGCCTTTTATTGTGTCTGTTCTACCATCACAACCTTAGGATATGGAGACAAAAGCTTCTCAACAAGAGCGGGGCGCATTTTTGCTGTGTTTTGGATTTTGACTAGCACCATTTGTTTGGGTCAGTTCTTCCTTTATATTGCTGAGGTGAACACAGAAAAGAGACGGAAGGAGCTGGTGAAGTTGGTTCTTACAAGAAGGATGACAAATGTAGACTTGGAAGAAGCTGATCTTGATAATGATGGGCTTGTAGG GGCTGCTGAATTTGTGGTTTATAAACTTAAGGAGATGGGGAAGATCAACCAAGACGATGTTTCACTTTTATTGGACGAGTTTGAGAATCTTGATGTCGACCAATCTGGAACTTTGTCTACTGCAGATTTGACACTTGCTCAATCATCTTGA